From the Clostridiales bacterium FE2011 genome, one window contains:
- a CDS encoding MBL fold metallo-hydrolase produces MICLTHPLAGKTKDAICNAVEVRVCVEHNLLITHYYHSGFSVASERTLVVFDYWRGENGELKPDRQITTEQLRQYENVFVFISHEHVDHLDPIVFTWSEAGNVTYIVSSDMPVGTRGKRMAPGDTLKLSEELTVTAFDSTDLGVSFLTEFCGIRIFHAGDLNFWHWREESTMQEIEEADAEFRKAVKPLEQQKIDVAFFPVDPRQGAMFEAGANYFILSAKPRILIPMHYFRRADTALDYARTASCRTTEVIALPGYGDRLRIQADEDHYLNVSFPSDENAGETDENAPADGSELPLDEGDTMLSEDDPFLESDLPLASLAEEDDQDPEAE; encoded by the coding sequence ATGATTTGTCTTACACACCCTTTAGCCGGAAAGACGAAGGATGCTATTTGCAATGCCGTGGAGGTGCGCGTCTGCGTGGAGCACAATCTGTTAATTACCCATTATTACCACAGCGGTTTTTCCGTCGCGAGTGAACGGACGCTTGTGGTCTTTGACTATTGGCGCGGAGAGAACGGTGAACTGAAGCCAGACAGGCAGATCACCACCGAACAGCTCAGGCAGTATGAGAACGTATTTGTATTCATCAGCCATGAGCATGTTGATCACCTGGATCCGATCGTTTTCACCTGGAGTGAAGCCGGAAACGTGACCTATATTGTCTCCTCAGATATGCCCGTGGGCACCCGCGGCAAGCGGATGGCACCGGGGGACACCCTGAAGCTGTCTGAGGAGCTTACTGTAACCGCTTTTGATTCCACAGACCTTGGCGTCAGTTTTCTGACGGAGTTCTGCGGTATCCGGATCTTCCACGCGGGGGACCTGAATTTCTGGCACTGGCGGGAAGAATCCACCATGCAGGAGATCGAAGAAGCGGACGCTGAGTTCCGCAAGGCCGTCAAACCGCTTGAACAGCAGAAGATCGACGTGGCCTTCTTCCCGGTTGATCCCCGGCAGGGTGCCATGTTTGAGGCCGGTGCAAACTATTTCATCCTCAGCGCCAAGCCCCGGATCCTGATCCCGATGCATTATTTCCGTCGCGCGGACACCGCCCTGGATTATGCCCGTACAGCCAGCTGCAGGACAACAGAAGTCATCGCCCTTCCCGGATACGGAGACAGGCTCCGGATCCAGGCGGATGAAGATCATTACCTGAACGTCTCCTTCCCCTCGGATGAAAACGCCGGAGAAACGGATGAGAACGCCCCGGCAGACGGCTCGGAACTGCCCCTTGATGAAGGAGATACCATGCTGTCGGAAGACGATCCTTTCCTGGAGAGCGATCTTCCCCTTGCATCCCTTGCGGAAGAGGATGATCAGGACCCTGAAGCCGAATGA
- a CDS encoding ABC transporter ATP-binding protein, with translation MQPRKGRGKLIWRFLKGSKALFILCMICAAVSAFTEMIIPQIIKITIDNVIGGKGTEDLAQPVQSLLASLGGTEALRQRMWIMAMAVLAVAAVCAAARYEFRVSNAKASERLVKTMRDTLFSHIERLPFQWHMSNHTGDVIQRCTSDIETTRNFISEQMTNLIRIGILLVLSLSFMFSMNGKMALIAMIPLPVVIGYSLFFHRKFRKGFEDCDENEGKLSAMAQENLTGVRVVRAFGRERYERDRFEKHNEYYTSLWVHLGRLMSFFWSSSDVLSGLQIMLVVVFGVLFCLKGNITSGEYIAFISYNGMLVWPVRQLGRMISEMSKAGVGIDRIGYIMDAEEEKDPEGALKPPMDGDICFDHVTFAYEGSKEMLHDVSLTIPSGTTLGILGGTGSGKSTLMYLLDRLYPLPGDCGRITIGGTDISKIALEHLRGNIGIVLQEPYLFSRTLRDNLGIAVRDLGDEELAAAVRAACLEETVQAFTKGYDTFVGERGVTLSGGQKQRAAIARMLTRPTPIMIFDDSLSAVDTETDAKIRSALEKRFGSATIILISHRITTLSKADQVLVLDHGRVSQLGTPAELSKQDGLYRRIMEIQGLSSDTETTEKKEVNAV, from the coding sequence ATTCAGCCCCGGAAGGGCCGGGGTAAACTGATCTGGCGGTTTTTAAAGGGAAGCAAGGCATTATTCATCCTGTGTATGATCTGTGCGGCGGTTTCCGCGTTTACGGAAATGATCATCCCGCAGATCATCAAGATTACCATTGATAACGTCATCGGCGGCAAAGGGACGGAAGACCTGGCGCAGCCGGTGCAGAGCCTGCTGGCATCCCTGGGCGGTACGGAAGCGCTCCGCCAGCGGATGTGGATCATGGCGATGGCGGTGCTGGCCGTGGCCGCGGTCTGCGCGGCGGCACGGTATGAATTCCGTGTATCCAACGCCAAGGCCAGCGAGCGGCTGGTCAAAACCATGCGGGATACGCTTTTCAGCCATATTGAGCGGCTCCCCTTCCAGTGGCATATGAGCAATCACACCGGGGATGTGATCCAGCGGTGTACCAGCGACATTGAAACCACCCGGAACTTTATCTCGGAGCAGATGACGAACCTGATCCGGATCGGCATCCTGCTGGTGCTGAGTCTGAGCTTCATGTTCTCCATGAACGGAAAGATGGCGCTCATCGCCATGATTCCCCTGCCGGTGGTAATCGGATATTCCCTCTTTTTCCACAGGAAGTTCCGTAAGGGATTTGAAGACTGTGACGAGAATGAGGGCAAGCTTTCCGCCATGGCGCAGGAAAATCTGACCGGCGTCCGGGTGGTTCGTGCCTTCGGCCGGGAACGGTATGAACGGGACCGGTTTGAAAAGCATAATGAATACTACACCTCCCTGTGGGTGCACCTGGGCCGGCTGATGAGCTTCTTCTGGTCCTCATCGGACGTCCTCTCCGGCCTCCAGATTATGCTGGTGGTTGTCTTCGGTGTGCTCTTCTGCCTGAAGGGAAATATCACCAGCGGCGAATATATTGCCTTTATCAGCTACAACGGAATGCTGGTCTGGCCTGTGCGCCAGCTGGGCCGGATGATCAGCGAAATGTCCAAGGCCGGCGTGGGGATCGACCGTATCGGCTATATCATGGATGCGGAAGAAGAGAAGGATCCGGAAGGCGCGCTGAAGCCGCCCATGGACGGAGACATCTGCTTCGATCATGTGACCTTCGCCTATGAGGGAAGCAAGGAAATGCTCCATGACGTGAGCCTGACCATTCCCTCCGGTACCACGCTGGGTATTCTCGGCGGCACCGGTTCAGGCAAGAGCACCCTGATGTACCTGCTGGACCGGCTGTATCCCCTGCCCGGGGACTGCGGCAGAATCACCATCGGCGGCACGGATATCTCGAAGATCGCGCTGGAACACCTGCGCGGCAACATCGGCATCGTGCTGCAGGAGCCCTATCTGTTTTCCCGTACCCTGCGGGATAACCTGGGTATTGCCGTCCGGGATCTCGGGGACGAGGAGCTGGCCGCCGCGGTGCGGGCAGCCTGCCTGGAGGAAACGGTCCAGGCCTTTACCAAGGGCTATGACACCTTTGTGGGTGAGCGGGGCGTGACCCTGTCCGGCGGTCAGAAGCAGCGGGCGGCGATTGCCCGGATGCTGACCCGGCCTACCCCTATCATGATTTTTGACGACTCCCTGTCCGCGGTGGACACGGAAACCGACGCGAAGATCCGCAGCGCGCTGGAGAAGCGCTTCGGCTCGGCGACCATTATCCTGATCTCCCACCGGATCACAACCCTTTCCAAGGCGGATCAGGTGCTGGTGCTGGATCACGGCAGGGTCAGCCAGCTGGGAACGCCTGCGGAGCTGAGCAAACAGGACGGCCTGTACCGCCGGATCATGGAGATTCAGGGACTGTCGTCCGATACGGAAACAACTGAAAAGAAGGAGGTGAATGCGGTATGA
- a CDS encoding TRAM domain-containing protein, translating to MEKLLRVLLVLLGIGVGLAAAQLGLALFRLSHQNADIPAWVPVASYTGMGVLGGLILLLLCPRIIRRVSTLSMEMQKEFDKMPANQLLSAIIGLILGLIVAALLRQMLSFFGNGVAGAALTAILYLTLGALGYNMGKRRSREFITMITRLSGAREKSKIRKHGYASRKYVDTSAIIDGRILEIAKTGFIEGEFIIPQFVVDEIQHVADSSDDTRRERGKRGLEILREMRDSLKQLVIDPADIEELQDVDVKLLRQARDCGGTVITVDYNLQKAAAVSGVKSLNVNELADALRPAVVQGMELRVHISREGKEAGQGVAYLEDGTMIVIENGKALIGEDADIVVTSVLQTSAGRMIFARLK from the coding sequence ATGGAAAAACTACTGCGGGTACTGCTGGTGCTGCTGGGCATCGGCGTGGGACTTGCCGCGGCACAGCTCGGCCTGGCCCTCTTCCGGCTGAGCCATCAGAATGCGGATATCCCCGCCTGGGTTCCCGTGGCCTCCTATACGGGCATGGGCGTGCTGGGCGGCCTGATTCTCCTGCTGCTGTGTCCCCGGATTATCCGCCGGGTGAGCACCCTTTCCATGGAGATGCAGAAGGAATTTGACAAGATGCCCGCCAACCAGCTGCTGAGCGCCATTATCGGCCTGATCCTCGGCCTGATTGTGGCAGCGCTCCTGCGGCAGATGCTGTCCTTCTTCGGAAACGGCGTGGCCGGCGCGGCCCTGACCGCCATCCTGTACCTGACCCTCGGCGCCCTGGGCTACAACATGGGGAAACGGCGCAGCCGGGAATTCATCACCATGATCACCCGCCTGTCCGGCGCCCGGGAAAAGAGCAAAATCCGGAAGCACGGCTATGCTTCCCGGAAGTACGTGGATACCAGCGCAATCATTGACGGCCGGATCCTGGAAATTGCAAAAACCGGTTTTATAGAAGGGGAGTTTATCATTCCCCAGTTTGTGGTGGATGAGATTCAGCACGTAGCCGATTCCTCGGATGATACCCGTCGGGAACGGGGCAAGCGGGGACTGGAAATCCTGCGGGAGATGCGGGACAGCCTGAAACAGCTTGTGATCGATCCGGCGGATATTGAGGAACTGCAGGATGTGGACGTGAAGCTGCTCCGGCAGGCCCGGGACTGCGGCGGAACGGTCATCACCGTAGACTATAACCTGCAGAAGGCCGCCGCAGTCAGCGGCGTAAAGAGCCTGAACGTGAATGAGCTGGCGGATGCCCTTCGTCCCGCGGTTGTCCAGGGAATGGAGCTCCGGGTTCACATTTCCCGGGAAGGCAAGGAAGCCGGCCAGGGCGTTGCCTATCTGGAAGACGGCACCATGATTGTCATTGAAAACGGCAAAGCCCTCATCGGGGAAGACGCAGACATCGTCGTTACCAGCGTCCTCCAGACCTCCGCCGGCCGTATGATCTTCGCCCGTCTGAAATAA
- a CDS encoding ABC transporter ATP-binding protein, which yields MTQATESIRKDAVSLPFFGVPRILPYVKKYKKTLLAMLICGLIGTGMDIAVPLFQRYALDHFIAKGTLDTLPLFIAIYIFCIVFASSATFIACKGAMTTEVSVNRDLRAAAFNHLQTLSFSYFNQNSVGWIHSRVMSDTSRIGGLVSWTFMDCVWHTSYLIGAVAVMLAVNTRLALMVITILPLIVILYSLFQKKLIHANRHIRELNSRITGDFNEAITGAKTIKTLTIEERMEKDFVADTEEYRSTSVRAARLRGAFAVTMHLASSMALSIVLWQGGFIAASEVGTFSMFMTYAQGMMEPVRWIVDAISDVITTQVNIERLTRLLGTKSDVTDTPEVIEKYGDSFNPKKENWEPIRGDIEFEDVTFRYPDGDENVLEHFSLKIPFGSNIAIVGETGAGKSTLVNLVCRFFEPTEGRVLIDGKDARDRSQLWLHSAIGYVLQTPHLFSGTIRENLLYGNPNATEEEIDRALKLVSADQVVAKMDKGIDTDVGEGGDLLSTGEKQLISFARAILADPRILVLDEATASVDTLTEQKIQSAIDEVIKGRTSLVIAHRLSTVKNADLILVVKDGKIVEQGNHKELMAAKGPYYRLYTRQYEDEVTSDILK from the coding sequence ATGACGCAAGCCACCGAAAGCATCAGGAAGGATGCGGTGTCCCTGCCCTTTTTCGGCGTTCCGCGGATCCTTCCCTATGTGAAAAAGTATAAGAAAACGCTGCTGGCAATGCTGATCTGCGGCCTGATCGGAACCGGTATGGATATTGCCGTGCCCCTGTTCCAGCGTTACGCCCTGGACCATTTCATTGCCAAGGGGACGCTGGATACCCTTCCACTGTTCATTGCGATCTACATATTCTGCATTGTTTTTGCATCCAGCGCGACCTTTATTGCCTGTAAGGGCGCCATGACGACTGAGGTTTCCGTCAACCGGGACCTGCGGGCAGCCGCGTTCAACCATCTTCAGACGCTGTCCTTCTCCTATTTCAACCAGAACAGCGTCGGCTGGATCCATTCCCGCGTGATGTCGGATACTTCCCGCATCGGCGGCCTGGTCTCCTGGACCTTTATGGATTGTGTCTGGCATACGAGCTACCTGATCGGCGCGGTGGCGGTCATGCTTGCGGTGAATACCCGGCTGGCCCTGATGGTCATTACCATCCTGCCCCTGATCGTGATTCTCTACTCCCTGTTCCAGAAGAAGCTGATCCATGCCAACCGGCATATCCGGGAACTGAACTCCCGGATCACCGGAGACTTCAACGAGGCAATCACCGGCGCGAAGACCATCAAAACCCTGACGATTGAGGAACGGATGGAGAAGGATTTCGTGGCTGACACGGAGGAATACCGCAGCACCTCGGTCCGGGCGGCCCGCCTGCGCGGCGCCTTTGCCGTGACCATGCACCTCGCCTCCTCGATGGCGCTGTCCATCGTGCTGTGGCAGGGCGGCTTCATTGCTGCTTCCGAGGTCGGTACCTTCTCCATGTTCATGACCTATGCCCAGGGCATGATGGAACCTGTCCGCTGGATCGTGGACGCGATCTCGGACGTGATCACCACCCAGGTGAACATTGAGCGGCTGACAAGGCTGCTGGGTACGAAGTCCGACGTGACTGATACACCGGAAGTCATTGAAAAGTATGGCGATTCCTTCAATCCGAAGAAGGAAAACTGGGAACCCATCCGCGGGGATATCGAGTTTGAAGACGTGACCTTCCGTTATCCGGACGGAGACGAGAATGTCCTGGAACACTTCAGCCTGAAGATCCCCTTCGGCAGCAATATCGCCATTGTGGGCGAAACCGGCGCGGGCAAGAGCACCCTGGTGAACCTGGTCTGCCGCTTCTTTGAGCCCACAGAGGGCCGGGTGCTGATTGACGGAAAGGACGCCCGGGACCGGAGCCAGCTCTGGCTTCACAGCGCCATCGGCTATGTGCTGCAGACGCCGCACCTGTTCTCCGGAACAATCCGGGAAAACCTGCTGTATGGCAATCCCAATGCCACAGAGGAAGAGATTGACCGGGCCCTGAAGCTGGTCTCCGCCGATCAGGTGGTTGCCAAGATGGACAAGGGCATCGATACAGACGTGGGTGAGGGCGGCGATCTGCTCTCCACCGGTGAGAAACAGCTGATCTCCTTTGCCCGTGCGATCCTGGCCGATCCCCGGATCCTGGTGCTGGATGAAGCCACGGCTTCCGTGGATACCCTGACCGAGCAGAAGATCCAGTCCGCAATCGACGAAGTGATCAAGGGCCGGACCTCCCTGGTAATTGCCCACCGGCTGTCCACTGTCAAGAACGCCGATCTGATCCTGGTGGTGAAGGACGGCAAGATTGTGGAGCAGGGAAACCATAAGGAACTGATGGCGGCAAAGGGACCGTACTACCGGCTGTATACAAGACAGTACGAAGACGAAGTGACCAGCGACATCCTGAAGTAA
- the gap gene encoding type I glyceraldehyde-3-phosphate dehydrogenase codes for MAVKVAINGFGRIGRLAFRQMFGAPGYDVVAINDLTSPAMLAHLLKYDTAQGSYCGRIGENKHTVEATENSIIVDGKEIIIYAIKDAKECPWGELGVDVVLECTGFYTSKEKASAHIEAGAKKVVISAPAGNDLPTIVYNVNHKTLKPEDTVISAASCTTNCLAPMTKALNDAFPIQAGIMTTVHAYTGDQMILDGPQRKGDVQRARAGAANIVPNSTGAAKAIGLVIPELNGKLIGSAQRVPVPTGSTTILVAVVKGKDVTKEAINAAMKAQSSESFGYTTEKLVSSDIIGMTYGSLFDANQTMVNQIDEDTYQVQVVSWYDNENSYTSQMVRTIKYFAELK; via the coding sequence ATGGCAGTTAAAGTTGCGATTAATGGCTTCGGTCGTATCGGCCGTCTTGCGTTCCGTCAGATGTTCGGCGCTCCTGGTTATGATGTCGTTGCGATCAACGACCTGACCAGCCCCGCAATGCTGGCTCACCTGCTGAAGTACGATACCGCTCAGGGCAGCTACTGCGGCCGCATCGGTGAGAACAAGCACACCGTCGAAGCGACTGAAAATTCTATCATCGTTGATGGCAAAGAGATCATCATCTACGCTATCAAGGATGCCAAAGAGTGCCCCTGGGGCGAGCTGGGCGTAGACGTCGTGCTGGAGTGCACCGGCTTCTACACCTCCAAGGAAAAGGCTTCCGCTCATATCGAAGCCGGCGCCAAGAAGGTTGTTATCTCCGCTCCCGCTGGTAACGACCTGCCCACCATCGTTTACAACGTTAACCACAAGACCCTGAAGCCCGAAGACACGGTCATCTCCGCTGCCAGCTGCACCACCAACTGCCTGGCTCCCATGACCAAGGCTCTGAATGATGCTTTCCCGATCCAGGCTGGTATCATGACCACCGTTCACGCCTACACCGGCGACCAGATGATCCTGGACGGTCCGCAGCGCAAGGGTGACGTGCAGCGTGCCCGTGCCGGCGCCGCCAACATCGTTCCCAACAGCACCGGTGCTGCCAAGGCCATCGGCCTGGTTATCCCCGAGCTGAACGGCAAGCTGATCGGCTCTGCCCAGCGCGTGCCCGTCCCCACCGGCTCCACCACGATCCTCGTGGCCGTCGTGAAGGGCAAGGACGTGACCAAGGAAGCTATCAACGCAGCCATGAAGGCTCAGAGCTCCGAATCCTTCGGCTACACCACCGAGAAACTCGTTTCCTCCGATATCATCGGCATGACCTATGGCTCCCTGTTCGATGCCAACCAGACCATGGTTAACCAGATCGACGAAGACACCTATCAGGTGCAGGTCGTTTCCTGGTACGACAATGAGAACAGCTACACCAGCCAGATGGTCCGCACCATCAAGTACTTCGCTGAACTGAAATAA
- the radA gene encoding DNA repair protein RadA → MAKVKSTYACTACGYESPRWVGRCPGCGAWNTLEESLQAVPEKAAGKIAANQRPGTGAKPMSLKDIPEDTSVRTGTGISELDRVLGGGIVEGGLILIGGDPGIGKSTLLLQVCDHLAKSGKRTLYVSGEESARQIKLRAARLGIESDLYVLAENALDAIEEKIRELQPDTAVIDSIQTMYRPEMASAPGSVSQIRECTSLIMRLCKETGTSVFLVGHVTKDGAIAGPRMLEHMVDVVLYFEGDRQQDYRLLRAVKNRFGSVNELGVFRMTGQGMQVVENPSEELLSLRAKGASGSTVFCGMEGSRPLLCDVQALTSPTFYGTPRRAVNGADSGRVAMLLAVLEKRANQRTYNQDVYINVAGGLELSEPAADLALCVAVASSLKDKPVGPEIAVMGEVGLAGEVRTIPQCDRRIAECARLGFTTIVVPRSNARRINLPENVKVVGVDTVAQAMSVIF, encoded by the coding sequence AAGGCTGCCGGAAAAATCGCCGCAAACCAGCGGCCCGGCACCGGCGCAAAGCCCATGTCTCTGAAGGACATTCCGGAGGATACTTCCGTCCGGACGGGAACCGGCATCAGTGAGCTGGACAGGGTTCTGGGCGGCGGAATCGTTGAGGGCGGCCTGATCCTCATCGGCGGTGATCCCGGCATCGGCAAAAGCACCCTGCTCCTGCAGGTTTGCGACCATCTGGCAAAAAGCGGGAAGCGTACGCTGTATGTCAGCGGCGAGGAATCCGCCCGGCAGATCAAACTGCGCGCTGCCCGGCTGGGGATCGAAAGCGATCTGTATGTGCTGGCAGAAAACGCCCTGGACGCCATCGAGGAAAAGATCCGGGAGCTGCAGCCTGACACGGCGGTCATCGACAGTATCCAGACCATGTACCGGCCGGAAATGGCCAGTGCCCCCGGCAGCGTCAGCCAGATCCGGGAATGCACCAGCCTGATCATGCGCCTGTGCAAGGAAACCGGAACCAGCGTGTTCCTGGTCGGCCACGTGACCAAGGACGGCGCCATCGCCGGACCCCGGATGCTGGAACACATGGTGGATGTGGTATTATACTTTGAAGGCGACCGGCAGCAGGATTACCGGCTGCTCCGGGCGGTCAAGAACCGCTTCGGCTCCGTGAATGAGCTGGGCGTGTTCCGGATGACCGGCCAGGGAATGCAGGTTGTGGAAAACCCCAGCGAGGAGCTGCTGAGCCTTCGGGCCAAGGGCGCCAGCGGAAGCACCGTCTTCTGTGGCATGGAAGGCAGCCGTCCGCTGCTGTGCGACGTCCAGGCCCTGACCAGTCCCACCTTCTACGGTACGCCCCGCCGCGCGGTAAACGGCGCGGACAGCGGCCGTGTCGCGATGCTCCTGGCTGTGCTGGAAAAGCGCGCCAACCAGCGGACCTATAATCAGGATGTATATATCAATGTGGCCGGCGGCCTGGAACTGAGCGAACCGGCAGCAGACCTGGCCCTGTGCGTGGCCGTTGCCTCCAGCCTGAAGGATAAGCCGGTCGGCCCTGAAATCGCCGTGATGGGCGAGGTTGGCCTGGCCGGGGAGGTTCGCACCATTCCCCAGTGTGACCGCCGGATTGCCGAGTGTGCCCGCCTGGGCTTCACCACCATCGTTGTTCCGCGGTCCAACGCCCGCCGGATCAATCTTCCTGAAAACGTCAAGGTCGTGGGAGTGGATACCGTCGCCCAGGCGATGAGCGTAATCTTCTGA
- a CDS encoding fucose isomerase, whose translation MENIPVIKLGLVAVSRDCFPIALSEKRRAAIAEKCGQKKLDFVEIKTTVENEKDMLKAVEELNAAGCNAACVFLGNFGPETPETLIARYFDGPVMFVAAAEGDGDMINGRGDAYCGMLNCSYNLGMRHLKGYIPEYPVGTAGELADKIAEFIPIARVIVGLKNLKIITFGPRPQDFFACNAPIKGLYELGIEIEENSELDLLVSYKEHAGDKRIPAVCEDMAKEMGEGKYYSDMLERMAQFELTLLDWAEAHKGARKYVAFADKCWPAFPSQFGFEPCYVNSRLASRGIPVSCEVDIYGCLSEYIGACLTGDAVTLLDINNSVPEYIYDKDIKGKFDYELHDTFMGFHCGNTPSCKMCDSRAIKYQLIQHRLLEPEGSEPDFTRGTLEGDIAAGPITFYRLQCDSEGEVRAYLAEGEVLPVATQSFGGIGIFAIKEMGRFYRHVLVQKRYPHHGAVAFAHCGKLLFEVFKYLGVKDIAWNQPKNLPYPTENPWA comes from the coding sequence ATGGAAAACATCCCCGTCATCAAGCTGGGACTCGTCGCCGTCAGCCGCGACTGTTTCCCCATCGCGCTGAGCGAAAAGCGCCGTGCCGCCATCGCTGAAAAGTGCGGCCAGAAGAAACTGGATTTCGTTGAAATCAAAACCACCGTTGAGAATGAAAAAGACATGCTCAAGGCTGTGGAAGAACTCAACGCCGCCGGCTGCAACGCTGCCTGCGTGTTCCTGGGCAACTTCGGCCCTGAAACCCCTGAAACCCTGATCGCCCGTTACTTCGACGGTCCCGTGATGTTCGTGGCTGCTGCTGAAGGCGACGGAGACATGATCAATGGCCGCGGCGACGCATACTGCGGTATGCTGAACTGCTCCTACAACCTGGGTATGCGCCACCTGAAGGGCTATATCCCGGAATACCCCGTGGGCACCGCCGGAGAACTGGCCGACAAGATCGCCGAGTTCATCCCGATCGCCCGCGTGATCGTCGGACTGAAGAATCTGAAGATCATCACCTTCGGACCCCGTCCCCAGGACTTCTTCGCCTGCAACGCTCCCATCAAGGGACTGTATGAGCTGGGCATCGAAATCGAAGAGAACAGCGAACTGGACCTGCTGGTCAGCTACAAAGAGCACGCCGGTGACAAGCGCATTCCCGCCGTCTGCGAAGACATGGCCAAGGAAATGGGCGAAGGCAAATACTATAGCGATATGCTCGAGCGCATGGCTCAGTTTGAACTGACCCTGCTCGACTGGGCGGAAGCCCACAAGGGCGCCCGGAAGTATGTGGCCTTTGCTGACAAGTGCTGGCCCGCCTTCCCGTCCCAGTTCGGCTTCGAGCCCTGCTACGTCAACAGCCGTCTGGCTTCCCGCGGCATCCCGGTCTCCTGCGAAGTGGACATCTACGGCTGCCTGAGCGAGTACATCGGTGCCTGCCTGACCGGCGACGCCGTGACCCTGCTGGACATCAACAACAGCGTTCCGGAATACATCTACGACAAAGACATCAAGGGCAAGTTCGACTACGAACTGCATGACACCTTCATGGGCTTCCACTGCGGCAACACCCCCAGCTGCAAGATGTGCGACAGCCGCGCTATCAAGTATCAGCTGATCCAGCATCGTCTGCTGGAGCCCGAAGGAAGCGAACCGGACTTCACCCGCGGCACGCTGGAAGGCGACATCGCCGCCGGCCCCATCACCTTCTATCGCCTGCAGTGCGACAGCGAAGGCGAAGTTCGTGCCTACCTAGCTGAAGGCGAAGTGCTGCCCGTAGCTACCCAGTCCTTCGGCGGCATCGGTATCTTTGCCATCAAGGAAATGGGCCGCTTCTACCGCCACGTGCTGGTGCAGAAGCGCTATCCGCATCACGGCGCTGTTGCGTTCGCTCACTGCGGAAAGCTCCTGTTCGAAGTGTTCAAGTACCTGGGCGTGAAGGACATCGCCTGGAACCAGCCCAAGAATCTGCCCTATCCCACCGAGAATCCCTGGGCATAA